In Dysgonomonadaceae bacterium zrk40, one genomic interval encodes:
- a CDS encoding DUF5020 family protein, with protein MFRKILLFLAVLCTTAAVQSQNLQLHFDPRNSLYGDAVSSSNYLTGTFEMFKPDQWGNTFMFVDADLNFNKKNIGLVYGEIAREFKIGDFPLLPHLEYNGGLGLVKGTDFGFSIPSSYMAGFGYPFQLGNFFMSTYLAYKLNAFEEVSNDAQWTVTWNATLAGGKLSLGGFMDLWTEDKSFTEGSGATGKKVVFLSEPQLWYNVTPNFALGTEVELSYNFVNKFVESKFYAIPTLATKWNF; from the coding sequence ATGTTTCGAAAAATTCTTTTGTTCCTTGCAGTTCTTTGTACAACAGCAGCAGTACAGTCTCAGAACCTACAGTTGCATTTCGATCCCCGTAATTCGCTTTACGGTGATGCAGTCTCTTCATCCAATTACCTGACCGGTACCTTCGAGATGTTCAAGCCCGACCAGTGGGGTAATACCTTTATGTTTGTCGATGCAGACCTGAACTTCAACAAGAAGAACATCGGATTGGTGTACGGAGAGATTGCCAGGGAGTTTAAGATCGGAGATTTCCCGCTCTTGCCGCACCTGGAATACAACGGTGGACTTGGACTGGTGAAGGGTACTGACTTTGGCTTTTCCATCCCCTCCTCCTACATGGCGGGCTTTGGCTATCCCTTCCAACTGGGCAACTTCTTCATGAGCACCTACCTGGCATACAAGCTGAACGCCTTCGAGGAGGTGAGCAACGATGCACAGTGGACTGTCACCTGGAACGCTACACTTGCCGGGGGCAAGCTATCACTGGGTGGTTTTATGGATCTCTGGACCGAGGACAAATCGTTCACCGAGGGAAGTGGTGCCACGGGGAAAAAAGTTGTTTTCCTCAGTGAGCCGCAGTTATGGTACAACGTAACCCCTAACTTCGCGCTGGGTACAGAAGTGGAGCTGAGTTACAACTTCGTGAACAAGTTCGTAGAGAGCAAATTCTACGCCATTCCCACACTGGCTACCAAATGGAATTTTTAA
- a CDS encoding cysteine--tRNA ligase: MNEEKAKNLTIYNTLNRKKEPFEPLHPPLVGMYVCGPTVYSDIHLGNCRTFISFDLIYRYLLHLGYKVRYVRNITDAGHLEGDRDEGDDKFAKKAKLEQLEPMEIVQKYTLGFHEVLKQFNTLPPSIEPSATGHILEQTEMIKEILAAGYAYEVNGSVYFDVEKYSREHDYGALTNRKLEDLLEGTRELDGQDEKRGRLDFALWIKAKPETLMQWPSPWGWGFPGWHVECSAMSSKYLGKTFDIHGGGMDLQATHHTNEIAQSQACNHTAPAKYWVHTNMLTVNGARMSKSAGNGFLPRELFTGDHPLLEKGYSPMSVRFFMAQSHYRSTLDFSNEALQAAEKGYRKLMESLSTLEKIEPSDRSTFDVAELETRCYNAMNDDFNSPVLIAHLFDAVRIINSARDRKESLTATDLEQLKKVMHTFIFEVLGLLDETRQGAGSEVIEGLMELILDIRKQARDNKDWSTSDQIRDRLKAAGIEIKDTKEGIEWSM, translated from the coding sequence ATGAACGAAGAAAAGGCGAAAAATCTGACAATCTACAACACGCTGAACAGAAAGAAAGAACCGTTCGAACCGTTGCACCCGCCACTGGTAGGGATGTATGTATGCGGACCCACCGTCTACAGCGACATTCACCTGGGCAACTGCCGCACCTTCATCTCCTTCGACCTGATCTATCGTTATCTCTTGCACCTGGGATACAAGGTGCGCTACGTGCGCAACATCACCGATGCGGGACACCTGGAGGGTGACCGCGATGAGGGGGATGATAAGTTCGCCAAGAAAGCGAAGCTGGAACAACTGGAACCGATGGAAATCGTACAGAAATACACCCTTGGCTTCCATGAGGTGCTGAAGCAGTTCAACACGCTGCCGCCGAGCATTGAGCCCTCTGCCACCGGTCATATTCTGGAGCAGACAGAGATGATCAAGGAGATCCTTGCTGCCGGCTATGCCTACGAGGTGAACGGGTCAGTCTATTTCGACGTGGAGAAATACAGCCGGGAGCATGACTACGGCGCGCTGACCAACCGGAAGCTGGAAGACCTGCTGGAAGGGACCCGCGAGCTGGACGGACAGGATGAGAAGCGGGGACGGCTCGACTTCGCCCTATGGATAAAAGCCAAACCGGAGACACTGATGCAGTGGCCCTCACCCTGGGGATGGGGCTTCCCCGGCTGGCACGTCGAATGTTCTGCCATGAGCAGCAAATACCTGGGCAAGACCTTCGACATTCATGGCGGGGGGATGGACCTGCAGGCCACCCACCACACCAATGAGATTGCCCAGTCGCAAGCCTGCAACCACACTGCCCCGGCAAAATACTGGGTGCACACCAACATGCTCACCGTGAACGGTGCACGCATGTCGAAGAGCGCAGGCAACGGCTTCCTGCCCCGGGAACTGTTCACCGGCGATCACCCACTTTTGGAGAAGGGTTACTCCCCCATGTCCGTTCGCTTTTTCATGGCTCAGTCGCACTACCGCAGCACGCTCGACTTCTCAAACGAGGCACTGCAAGCCGCCGAGAAGGGATACCGCAAGCTGATGGAGAGCCTCAGCACACTTGAGAAGATAGAACCTTCTGACCGCTCCACATTCGATGTCGCCGAACTGGAGACACGCTGCTACAATGCGATGAACGACGACTTCAACAGCCCGGTGCTGATAGCCCACCTCTTCGATGCGGTGCGCATCATCAACTCCGCAAGAGATCGGAAGGAGAGCCTCACCGCCACCGATCTGGAACAGCTCAAGAAGGTGATGCACACCTTCATCTTCGAGGTGTTGGGACTGCTCGATGAGACACGCCAGGGTGCCGGCAGCGAGGTGATTGAAGGATTGATGGAACTGATCCTGGATATTCGCAAGCAGGCACGCGACAACAAGGACTGGAGCACTTCCGACCAGATCAGAGACCGGCTGAAAGCTGCCGGCATCGAGATAAAGGACACCAAGGAGGGAATTGAATGGAGCATGTAA
- a CDS encoding NCS2 family permease, with product MLEKFFKLKQNNTTLRTEIVAGIITFLTMSYILAVNPQILGETGMDKGALFTTTALAAIAGTLFMALIANVPIAQAPGMGLNNFFAFSVVIAMGHTWQFALTGVLLSGLCFMLLTIFNIRKLIVDNIPVTLKNAIPIGIGLFITLIGLKSAGIVTPNEFTLVQLGNMADPNVWIAVLGLVVIAVLLVKKVHGAILIGIIVSTLFAGFLGLIQLPQGSWVTLPPSLEPIFFKFEWSSILTFDMLIVVFTFLMVNIFDAMGTLIGVVSKIGKSDKDGNFPQLQKALFADALGTFVGALLGTSPNTSYVESASGVAAGGRTGLSSVSTTMMFVLALFFAPIFLMVPAAATAPALIIIGLFMMSSVADIDFSEISEGLPAFITIIFMPFTYSIANGIIFGMLSFTIVKLLSGKVKEVSITMYVLALFFLIKIILDASNAFVH from the coding sequence ATGCTGGAAAAATTTTTCAAGTTAAAACAGAACAATACAACCCTGCGCACCGAGATCGTGGCGGGGATCATCACCTTCCTCACCATGTCCTATATTCTGGCGGTGAACCCTCAGATCCTGGGTGAAACGGGTATGGACAAAGGTGCATTGTTCACCACAACTGCCCTTGCAGCCATTGCAGGAACTCTTTTCATGGCACTCATTGCCAATGTGCCCATCGCTCAGGCCCCGGGAATGGGGCTGAACAATTTTTTTGCCTTCAGCGTGGTCATTGCCATGGGACACACCTGGCAGTTTGCCCTGACAGGTGTTTTGCTCTCGGGTCTCTGTTTTATGTTGCTCACGATATTCAACATCCGGAAATTAATCGTGGACAACATTCCCGTGACGTTGAAAAATGCGATTCCCATCGGCATCGGTCTCTTTATCACGCTCATCGGGTTGAAAAGTGCCGGAATCGTGACGCCCAACGAGTTCACGCTTGTGCAACTCGGTAACATGGCAGACCCCAATGTCTGGATTGCTGTGCTCGGGTTGGTGGTCATTGCTGTGCTGTTGGTCAAAAAAGTACATGGCGCCATCCTGATCGGCATCATTGTTTCCACTCTGTTTGCCGGATTTCTAGGACTGATTCAGTTGCCCCAGGGAAGCTGGGTTACCCTTCCACCCAGCCTCGAACCTATCTTCTTCAAGTTTGAATGGAGTAGTATTTTAACGTTCGACATGTTGATCGTTGTCTTTACATTCCTGATGGTCAATATTTTTGATGCGATGGGGACCTTGATTGGCGTCGTATCCAAAATTGGAAAATCGGATAAAGACGGGAACTTCCCCCAATTGCAGAAAGCATTGTTTGCCGATGCACTGGGAACATTTGTAGGAGCTCTGTTGGGTACCAGCCCGAATACTTCTTACGTGGAAAGTGCCTCAGGAGTGGCTGCCGGCGGCAGAACAGGACTCAGCAGCGTGAGTACCACCATGATGTTTGTGCTGGCCCTTTTCTTTGCCCCGATATTTCTGATGGTGCCGGCTGCTGCAACTGCCCCGGCGCTCATCATCATCGGATTGTTCATGATGAGTTCGGTGGCTGACATCGACTTCAGTGAAATTAGCGAAGGACTCCCGGCATTTATCACCATCATCTTTATGCCGTTCACCTACAGCATTGCCAACGGAATCATTTTCGGTATGTTGAGCTTCACCATCGTCAAGCTATTGTCGGGTAAAGTAAAAGAAGTGAGCATCACCATGTATGTGCTGGCGCTGTTTTTCCTGATCAAGATCATTCTCGATGCCTCAAATGCATTCGTACATTGA
- a CDS encoding CsbD family protein has product MDNLRIKGKWNELKGRLKQEWADLNDDDLLYVEGKEDELYGKLQQKTGKTNDELNDWFNKQLEDL; this is encoded by the coding sequence ATGGATAATTTAAGAATCAAAGGTAAATGGAATGAACTAAAAGGCCGACTGAAACAGGAGTGGGCTGATCTAAATGACGATGATCTTCTTTATGTAGAAGGAAAAGAAGATGAATTGTATGGCAAATTACAACAGAAGACCGGCAAAACAAATGATGAATTGAATGACTGGTTCAACAAACAACTGGAAGATTTGTAA
- a CDS encoding YaaA family protein, whose amino-acid sequence MQILLSPAKRMDFTHGENEITPTKALFPKKRDQLIAVCNKLTVEEIAGMMKINPAMAHEVQEQFNSFGMRSTPVRAAALAYNGIAYLGLNAQDFSADDFAFAQQHLNILSGLYGLLRPMDGIKPYRLEMQQLIMPEGYRSLYDYWQESVNGHLTKRLRKDSRTVVNIASNEYSKVVQKRLLPGGTRFLSLKFLEQEEKGVRQVVVHTKKARGMIARFIIKNRLTDPEDLKAFDSEGYFFHPALSTDDEWVFTR is encoded by the coding sequence ATGCAGATACTTCTTTCACCGGCCAAGCGGATGGATTTCACACATGGAGAGAATGAGATCACTCCTACAAAGGCGCTCTTCCCGAAAAAAAGAGATCAGTTGATTGCTGTTTGCAACAAACTGACAGTGGAGGAGATCGCCGGGATGATGAAAATCAACCCGGCCATGGCCCACGAGGTGCAGGAGCAGTTCAACTCCTTCGGCATGCGCAGCACACCTGTACGAGCCGCCGCCCTTGCCTACAACGGCATCGCTTACCTGGGACTCAACGCGCAGGACTTTTCTGCAGATGATTTCGCTTTTGCCCAACAGCACCTCAACATCCTCTCCGGTCTCTACGGCCTCTTGCGACCGATGGACGGCATCAAGCCCTACCGCCTGGAGATGCAGCAGCTGATCATGCCGGAGGGCTATCGCTCCCTCTACGACTACTGGCAGGAGAGTGTGAACGGGCATCTTACCAAACGATTGCGTAAAGACTCACGTACGGTGGTCAACATTGCGTCGAACGAATATTCGAAAGTGGTACAAAAAAGACTCCTTCCGGGCGGCACACGGTTTCTCAGCCTCAAGTTCCTGGAACAGGAGGAGAAAGGAGTTCGCCAGGTGGTGGTACATACCAAGAAGGCGCGGGGGATGATTGCCCGCTTCATCATCAAAAACCGGCTCACCGACCCGGAGGATCTGAAAGCTTTCGACAGTGAGGGCTATTTCTTCCATCCTGCCCTCTCAACTGACGATGAGTGGGTCTTCACAAGATAA
- the efp gene encoding elongation factor P, with protein sequence MATTADFRNGMCIDLEGQYYFIVEFLHVKPGKGAAFVRTKLKNVTTGRVLDKTFNSGVKVDEVRIERRSFQYLYRDDMGYNFMNTETFEQIPIPEEQIEGVRFLKEGDVVEVQIHAESGTILTAQMPTHVVLEITYTEPGIKGDTATNTLKPATVETGAEVRVPLFINTGERVKIDTRDGSYVERVRD encoded by the coding sequence ATGGCAACAACCGCTGATTTCAGAAACGGCATGTGCATCGACCTCGAAGGTCAGTATTACTTCATCGTGGAGTTCCTTCACGTGAAACCGGGCAAAGGTGCTGCATTCGTCCGTACCAAGCTGAAGAACGTGACCACCGGCCGTGTCCTCGACAAGACCTTCAACTCTGGTGTGAAGGTGGACGAGGTGCGCATTGAACGCCGCTCTTTCCAGTACCTCTATCGCGACGACATGGGGTATAACTTCATGAACACCGAAACCTTTGAGCAAATCCCCATTCCTGAGGAGCAGATTGAAGGTGTACGCTTCCTGAAAGAGGGTGATGTGGTTGAGGTGCAGATTCATGCCGAGAGCGGAACCATCCTTACCGCCCAGATGCCGACCCACGTGGTGCTGGAGATCACCTATACGGAGCCGGGTATCAAGGGTGACACCGCCACCAACACCTTGAAACCGGCAACGGTAGAGACAGGTGCCGAGGTGCGTGTACCGCTCTTCATCAACACCGGTGAAAGGGTGAAAATCGATACCCGCGACGGCTCTTATGTAGAACGGGTGCGAGACTGA